The following are from one region of the Prionailurus bengalensis isolate Pbe53 chromosome A2, Fcat_Pben_1.1_paternal_pri, whole genome shotgun sequence genome:
- the ASB14 gene encoding ankyrin repeat and SOCS box protein 14 — MDNYASDEDTDEDFDTQLIIQESLQDIHKPGTTQQAPADESSHSFVSADYKKIIETIETGKEDALARLTKCHSAFDEADEIGWLPLHKAAVQLSKNILEITLKASKPSVWEQTTHSGETPLFLAVSSCLLENTSFLLVNGCNPNAKNSEGNSPLLTAVLRDSYDMAALLISHGADVNLRCTNERTALHEAAKLGRQDIVKLLLVSGAHPDPRSSYGFTPLALAAQSGYTEIMEMLLQKGANALGQASDSSSILLEAASGGNPDSVTLLLEHGADANIPKNSGHLPIHVAADRGHLLALKILVPVTDFAAIKQSGISPVHCAAAGAHPQCLEFLIQAGFDVNFMLDQRIRKHYDDHRKSALYFAVSNGDLSSVKLLLSAGALPNQDPVNCLQIALRMGNYELISLLLRHGANVNYFCRVNPLHFPSALQYTLKDEVMLRMLLNYGYDTERCFDCPHGDKVHPCYTFEGWTSTVIKDTMFCEVITLSWLQHLSGKVVRVMLDYVDQVRICSKLKAVLQKQGLWSEIHFILTNPRSLKHLCRLKIRKCMGKLHLRCPVFMSFLPLPNRLKAYILYKEYDLYGQGIFTGTW, encoded by the exons ATGGATAATTACGCCAGTGATGAAGACACAGATGAGGACTTTGATACCCAGCTCATCATCCAGGAGAGTTTACAGGACATTCACAAGCCGGGAACTACACAGCAGGCACCTGCAGATGAGAG TTCCCATTCCTTTGTGAGCGCTGACTATAAGAAGATAATTGAAACAATAGAGACAG GTAAGGAAGATGCACTGGCACGCCTGACCAAGTGCCATTCTGCTTTTGATGAAGCAGATGAGATAGGCTGGCTTCCTCTGCATAAGGCTGCGGTGCAATTAAGCaagaacattttggaaataaCCCTGAAAG CTTCAAAACCCAGTGTGTGGGAGCAAACCACCCACAGCGGGGAAACGCCACTTTTTTTGGCTGTCAGCAGTTGCCTCTTAGAAAACACCAGTTTTCTTCTTGTCAACGGCTGCAATCCAAATGCCAAGAATTCTGAAGGCAATTCTCCTCTTCTTACAG CTGTTCTACGTGACTCCTATGACATGGCTGCCTTGCTGATCAGCCACGGGGCAGATGTCAATCTTCGGTGTACCAACGAGAGGACCGCTCTCCATGAAGCAGCCAAACTGGGCAGGCAGGACATAGTAAAGTTGCTGCTGGTTTCTGGGGCTCACCCTGATCCACGGAGCTCCTATGGATTCACTCCTCTTGCTCTTGCTGCCCAAAGTGGATACACTGAAATCATGGAAATGTTACTGCAGAAAG GAGCTAATGCTCTTGGTCAGGCCTCTGACTCTTCTTCCATCTTACTTGAAGCCGCCAGTGGAGGAAAtccagattctgtgactctcttgCTAGAGCATGGAGCTGATGCCAACATCCCTAAGAATTCAGGCCACCTTCCCATTCATGTTGCAGCTGACAGAGGCCACTTGTT AGCCCTGAAGATTTTGGTTCCAGTTACGGATTTTGCTGCCATTAAGCAGAGTGGCATCAGTCCGGTCCACTGTGCAGCAGCAGGAGCACACCCCCAATGCCTGGAATTCCTCATCCAGGCTGGATTTGATGTAAATTTCATGCTAGATCAGAGAATTCGCAAACACTATGATGACCATAGGAAGTCAGCTTTGTATTTTGCTGTATCAAATGGTGACCTCTCTTCAGTTAAGCTGCTTCTGAGTGCTGGAGCTCTGCCCAATCAAGACCCAGTTAACTGCCTCCAGATAGCCCTAAGGATGGGCAACTATGAGCTGATAAGTCTGCTGCTACGGCATGGGGCCAACGTCAATTACTTCTGCAGAGTCAACCCTTTACATTTCCCATCAGCACTGCAATACACATTGAAAGATGAAGTCATGCTCAGGATGCTCTTGAACTATGGGTATGACACAGAGCGATGCTTTGATTGTCCCCATGGAGACAAAGTTCATCCTTGCTATACTTTTGAAGGCTGGACATCTACAGTTATCAAAGACACTATG TTCTGTGAAGTAATAACTTTGTCATGGCTGCAACATCTCTCTGGGAAGGTTGTTCGAGTGATGCTTGATTATGTTGATCAAGTTCGAATCTGTTCAAAGTTGAAAGCTGTGCTCCAAAAACAAGGGCTCTGGTCAGAAATCCATTTTATCTTAA CAAACCCTCGATCCCTCAAACATTTGTGCCGCCTAAAGATCCGGAAGTGTATGGGGAAGTTACATTTGCGCTGCCCTGTCTTCATGTCATTTCTTCCATTACCAAACCGTCTAAAAGCATATATCCTTTACAAAGAATATGATCTTTACGGACAAGGAATTTTCACAGGAACCTGGTAA